From the genome of Hathewaya histolytica, one region includes:
- the cls gene encoding cardiolipin synthase produces the protein MNIGIILGTSIIIINILSMLVLIFFERKNPTTTWAWLLVIMFLPVIGFIVYLLFGQSLTKEKMFSNKILTDQKKKEYFNKVKNQYKYKNEVLENIDIIQMNFRNTNAIYTQKNSVELFFEGKSKFSRLFKEIKDAKNFIHMEYYIIQNDSIGNDLIELLTEKVKEGVEVKLLFDAMGSYKINNKKFLRKFTEAGGRYAAFFPSIIPHINLRINYRNHRKIVVVDGNKGFIGGFNVGDEYLGKDNKIGNWRDTHIIVEGEAVKELEERFLLDWAYASGEELGNYNKYFEINYLPSSSTGMQIVSSGPDHEEPYIRNVYLKILNKAMDYVYIQSPYFVPDETMLSALKLSSLSGVDVRIMIPGRPDHKFMSWAANSYIGELLEVGVKIYLYNNGFIHCKTVVSDNSVCTIGTANMDIRSFDLNFETNAVIYDREISENLSKQFIEDMSYCKQVTLENFINRGRGSKIAESIVRLLSPIL, from the coding sequence ATGAATATAGGGATAATATTAGGAACATCAATTATAATTATAAATATTTTATCTATGCTAGTACTGATTTTTTTTGAAAGAAAAAATCCAACTACTACTTGGGCATGGTTACTGGTAATTATGTTTTTACCTGTTATTGGTTTTATAGTGTATTTGCTTTTTGGGCAGAGTCTTACTAAAGAAAAGATGTTTAGTAATAAGATTTTAACCGACCAAAAAAAGAAAGAGTACTTTAATAAGGTTAAAAATCAATATAAATATAAAAATGAGGTCTTAGAAAATATAGATATTATACAAATGAATTTTAGAAACACAAATGCTATATATACTCAAAAAAACTCTGTGGAATTATTTTTTGAAGGTAAGAGTAAGTTTTCTAGGTTATTTAAGGAAATAAAGGATGCTAAGAATTTTATTCATATGGAATATTATATTATCCAAAATGACAGTATAGGAAATGACCTTATAGAACTTCTTACAGAAAAAGTAAAAGAAGGTGTAGAGGTAAAGTTACTTTTTGATGCAATGGGATCTTATAAAATAAATAATAAAAAGTTTTTAAGAAAATTTACAGAAGCTGGTGGAAGATATGCTGCATTTTTTCCAAGTATTATACCTCATATTAATTTACGTATAAATTATAGAAATCATAGGAAAATCGTAGTTGTAGATGGAAATAAAGGATTTATTGGAGGATTTAACGTAGGTGATGAGTATTTAGGTAAAGATAATAAAATTGGAAACTGGAGAGATACACATATAATTGTGGAAGGAGAAGCCGTTAAAGAATTAGAAGAGAGATTTTTATTAGATTGGGCTTATGCATCTGGAGAAGAATTAGGAAATTACAATAAGTATTTTGAAATAAATTATCTTCCAAGTAGTTCTACAGGTATGCAAATAGTATCTAGTGGACCCGATCATGAAGAACCTTATATAAGAAATGTATATCTTAAAATATTAAATAAAGCAATGGATTATGTTTATATTCAATCTCCATATTTTGTACCCGATGAGACCATGCTAAGCGCTTTAAAACTCTCATCATTATCTGGAGTAGATGTTAGAATTATGATACCTGGAAGACCTGACCATAAGTTTATGTCCTGGGCTGCCAATTCTTATATAGGTGAATTATTAGAAGTGGGTGTTAAAATATATTTGTATAATAATGGATTTATACATTGTAAGACGGTTGTTTCAGATAATTCGGTATGTACAATAGGTACGGCTAATATGGATATTAGAAGTTTTGATCTTAATTTTGAGACTAATGCTGTAATATATGATAGGGAAATAAGTGAAAATCTTAGCAAACAATTTATAGAAGATATGAGCTATTGCAAACAAGTTACTTTAGAAAATTTTATAAATAGAGGCAGGGGAAGTAAAATAGCAGAATCTATAGTAAGGCTTCTATCTCCCATACTTTAA
- a CDS encoding bifunctional folylpolyglutamate synthase/dihydrofolate synthase, producing MNYVEAINYLESTSKFGMKLGLERTERILELLNNPHKRIKTIHIGGTNGKGSTTAMLNAILAEAGYKVGMYTSPYIEEFEERIQISNSYIKKEEFADTITELSIIIRKVIDEGFGEPTYFEILTCAAFLYFYKKEVDIALIEVGLGGRLDSTNVISPILTLITSISYDHMDILGDTLEKIASEKAGIIKEDTPLILYPQKEESKSVIEQVCREKNSRLIEVDKNCSEFIKVLEEDSSLRQLIKIKGKKSDYEIELNLLGKHQLLNCALCIHAFEVLNDIGFNITENQMISALKKVNWPGRLEIMKRGPLVVIDGAHNIDGITMLSESVTTYFKYKNIILILGILKDKEVENMVKTIVPLAKEVISVTPHSDRGKLALELNEVVERYNKKSSYEEDYEKAYEKALSIASEEDLILISGSLYMIGDMRKIIKSKI from the coding sequence ATGAATTATGTTGAAGCTATTAATTATCTTGAAAGTACTTCAAAATTTGGAATGAAGCTTGGATTAGAGAGAACAGAAAGAATTTTAGAATTACTAAATAATCCACATAAAAGAATAAAGACTATACATATTGGTGGCACTAATGGTAAGGGCTCTACCACAGCTATGCTAAATGCTATTTTAGCGGAAGCTGGTTATAAGGTTGGTATGTATACATCTCCCTATATAGAAGAGTTTGAGGAGAGAATACAAATATCTAATTCTTACATAAAAAAAGAAGAATTTGCTGATACAATAACGGAGCTTTCCATTATTATAAGAAAGGTTATAGATGAAGGTTTTGGAGAACCTACATATTTTGAAATATTAACTTGTGCTGCTTTTTTATATTTTTATAAAAAGGAAGTTGATATTGCTTTAATAGAGGTAGGGTTAGGTGGGAGACTTGATTCTACCAATGTAATTTCACCAATTTTAACTTTAATAACTTCTATAAGTTATGACCACATGGATATATTAGGAGATACTTTAGAGAAAATAGCGTCTGAAAAAGCTGGTATAATAAAAGAAGATACTCCATTAATTTTGTATCCACAGAAAGAAGAAAGTAAAAGCGTTATAGAACAAGTTTGTAGAGAAAAAAATTCAAGATTAATAGAAGTAGATAAAAATTGTTCAGAGTTTATAAAGGTTTTAGAGGAAGATTCAAGTTTAAGACAATTAATAAAAATAAAAGGCAAAAAAAGTGATTATGAAATTGAATTAAACTTGCTAGGTAAGCATCAACTTTTAAATTGCGCTTTATGTATACATGCCTTTGAAGTATTAAATGATATAGGATTTAATATAACTGAGAACCAAATGATTAGTGCACTTAAGAAAGTAAATTGGCCAGGTAGATTAGAAATTATGAAAAGAGGCCCATTGGTAGTTATTGATGGTGCTCATAATATAGACGGTATAACAATGCTAAGTGAAAGTGTTACAACTTATTTTAAATATAAAAACATAATACTTATACTAGGTATTTTAAAAGATAAAGAAGTAGAAAATATGGTTAAGACTATAGTTCCTTTAGCTAAGGAAGTTATAAGTGTAACACCACATAGTGATAGAGGAAAATTAGCACTAGAATTAAATGAAGTAGTAGAGAGATATAATAAGAAATCTTCTTATGAAGAAGATTATGAAAAGGCTTATGAGAAGGCTTTAAGTATTGCATCAGAGGAGGATTTAATTTTAATATCGGGTTCCTTATATATGATAGGTGATATGAGAAAAATAATTAAAAGTAAAATTTAA
- a CDS encoding peptidoglycan-binding domain-containing protein: protein MLKTVDPSGYTTDFIASVQRDLIKCSFYSGEVTGTIDQKTKESISHFRSTMGLPVNNTLDDSVVTALNQIVSKPHLAVNTDLKYATRFIQWWLGSTRDGVYSNKTKEEVRQWQIKAGIWSAAGADGVIREKDWNKILK from the coding sequence ATATTAAAAACAGTAGATCCAAGTGGATACACAACAGATTTTATTGCATCCGTTCAAAGAGACTTAATAAAATGTAGTTTTTATTCTGGAGAGGTAACAGGAACTATAGATCAAAAAACAAAAGAATCTATTAGTCATTTTAGAAGTACAATGGGATTACCAGTTAATAATACTTTAGATGATTCAGTTGTTACTGCTTTAAACCAAATTGTTAGTAAACCACACTTAGCAGTTAATACAGATCTTAAATATGCTACAAGATTTATACAATGGTGGCTTGGTTCTACTAGAGATGGAGTATATAGCAATAAAACTAAAGAAGAAGTACGTCAATGGCAAATTAAAGCAGGAATATGGAGTGCTGCAGGTGCAGATGGCGTTATAAGAGAAAAAGATTGGAATAAAATATTAAAATAA
- a CDS encoding ATP cone domain-containing protein — protein sequence MKIIKRSGNIESFNLEKIRTSLENCANDVNVTLTEGDIKTILSDILSTLEKTRKDASPTSVYEIRGLIYTILINHKFETLCKAYMFEE from the coding sequence ATGAAAATAATAAAAAGAAGTGGGAACATAGAAAGTTTTAATTTAGAAAAAATAAGAACTAGTCTTGAAAATTGTGCTAATGATGTAAATGTTACTCTAACAGAAGGAGACATAAAAACTATTCTATCTGATATTTTATCTACTCTAGAAAAAACTAGAAAAGACGCCTCTCCAACTTCTGTATATGAAATTAGAGGGCTAATATATACCATATTAATTAATCATAAATTTGAAACTCTTTGCAAAGCATACATGTTTGAAGAATAG
- a CDS encoding valine--tRNA ligase produces the protein MEENKNIAKTYDPKEFEERLYAWWEEKGFFTPVVDKNKKPYTVIMPPPNITGQLHLGHAVDNTLQDILIRTKRMQGYSTLWLPGQDHASIATEVRVEKEIIKEGLDKKEMGREAFLDRVWQWTDEYRNRIRGQIKKIGCSADFTRESFTMDENLSKAVKKVFVKLYEEGLIYRGDRITNWCPKCMTAISDAEIEHEEKEGSFWHIKYPVIGSDEYLEIATTRPETMLGDTAVAVNPEDKRYAHLIGKKLMLPLVNREIPIVADDYVDVEFGTGAVKITPAHDPNDYGVGQRHNLPQIVVMNEDGTIKEGYGKYSNMDRYDARRTIVEDLKEAGLLVQIRKHDHNVGTHDRCSTVIEPMLSKQWYVKMEPLAKPAIDAVKNKKIKFVPERFEKIYFNWMDNIQDWCISRQLWWGHRIPVWYCNDCGELTVTMEEPCCCSKCKSKNIKQDEDVLDTWFSSALWPFSTLGWPDNTEDLKYFYPTSTLVTGHDIIFFWVARMIFSGLHNMGDIPFENVLMHGLVRDSEGRKMSKSLGNGVDPLEIIDKYGADALRFMLVTGNAPGNDIRFYEERVESARNFANKIWNASRFVMMNLDRDIMNKYKDSNNYSVADKWILSRLNTVIKEVTENIEKFEIGIALQKTYDFMWNEFCDWYIELVKPVFFSEDEEAKGIAYNVLYTVLTKGLQLLHPVMPFITEEIYTHLDTENESITISKWPEYKKELEDLKSEENMNYIIEGIKAIRNVKAEMNVPPSRKAKLMILAHNGREAFEEGRVYFEKLASASEVNFLENKEDAPKDAVSAVTKNAEIYMPLLDLIDIEKEVERLNKEKEKLQKEIDRVEKKLSNEKFVSKAPEAVVKEEKEKAEKYKSMYNTVLERIDSLKNL, from the coding sequence ATGGAAGAAAATAAAAATATAGCTAAGACATATGACCCGAAAGAGTTTGAAGAAAGATTATATGCATGGTGGGAGGAAAAAGGCTTTTTTACCCCTGTAGTAGATAAAAACAAGAAACCATATACAGTTATAATGCCACCACCAAATATAACAGGACAGTTACATCTAGGTCATGCTGTTGATAATACTCTTCAAGATATTTTAATTAGAACAAAAAGGATGCAGGGATACAGTACCCTATGGCTACCAGGACAGGACCATGCTAGTATTGCCACAGAAGTTAGAGTAGAAAAAGAAATAATAAAAGAAGGTCTAGATAAAAAAGAAATGGGAAGAGAGGCTTTCTTAGATAGAGTTTGGCAATGGACAGATGAATATAGAAATAGAATAAGAGGACAAATAAAAAAAATAGGATGCTCTGCAGATTTTACAAGAGAAAGCTTTACCATGGATGAAAATTTAAGCAAGGCTGTTAAAAAGGTTTTTGTAAAGCTTTATGAAGAAGGATTAATTTATAGAGGAGATAGAATTACAAATTGGTGTCCGAAATGTATGACAGCAATTTCAGATGCTGAGATAGAGCATGAGGAAAAAGAAGGTAGCTTTTGGCATATTAAATATCCAGTAATAGGTTCTGATGAATATTTAGAAATAGCAACTACAAGACCAGAAACTATGCTTGGAGATACAGCTGTAGCAGTAAACCCAGAAGATAAAAGATATGCTCATTTAATTGGAAAGAAGCTAATGTTACCACTTGTTAATAGGGAGATACCGATCGTAGCAGATGATTACGTTGACGTGGAATTTGGAACAGGGGCAGTTAAAATAACTCCAGCTCATGATCCAAATGATTATGGCGTAGGTCAAAGACATAACCTTCCTCAAATTGTAGTTATGAATGAAGATGGTACTATAAAAGAGGGATATGGTAAATATTCAAATATGGATAGATACGACGCAAGACGTACCATAGTGGAAGACCTAAAGGAAGCAGGACTTTTAGTTCAAATAAGAAAGCATGATCATAATGTAGGAACACATGATAGATGTAGTACTGTAATTGAACCAATGCTTTCAAAACAATGGTATGTTAAAATGGAGCCTCTTGCAAAACCAGCTATAGATGCAGTTAAGAATAAAAAAATTAAGTTCGTTCCAGAAAGATTTGAAAAAATTTATTTTAACTGGATGGATAATATTCAAGATTGGTGTATATCAAGACAATTATGGTGGGGGCATAGAATTCCAGTTTGGTATTGCAATGATTGTGGAGAACTTACAGTAACCATGGAAGAACCATGTTGTTGTTCAAAATGTAAAAGTAAAAACATAAAACAAGACGAAGATGTTCTAGATACATGGTTTAGTTCAGCTTTATGGCCGTTTTCAACTCTAGGTTGGCCTGATAATACTGAGGATTTAAAATATTTTTATCCTACATCAACACTAGTTACAGGCCATGATATTATATTCTTCTGGGTTGCTAGAATGATATTCTCAGGTCTTCACAATATGGGAGACATTCCTTTTGAAAATGTATTAATGCATGGACTTGTAAGAGACAGTGAAGGAAGAAAAATGTCTAAATCCTTAGGTAATGGAGTGGACCCTCTAGAAATTATAGATAAATACGGGGCAGATGCTCTAAGATTTATGTTAGTTACAGGAAATGCTCCTGGAAATGATATAAGATTCTATGAAGAGAGAGTAGAATCTGCTAGAAACTTTGCAAACAAGATTTGGAATGCTTCAAGATTTGTTATGATGAATCTAGACAGAGACATAATGAATAAGTATAAAGATAGTAACAATTACTCTGTAGCAGATAAATGGATATTATCAAGATTAAATACTGTAATTAAAGAGGTTACAGAAAATATTGAGAAGTTCGAGATAGGTATAGCACTTCAAAAAACTTATGACTTTATGTGGAATGAATTCTGTGATTGGTATATAGAACTTGTAAAACCTGTATTCTTCTCAGAGGATGAAGAAGCAAAGGGTATTGCATACAATGTACTTTACACAGTACTTACTAAAGGATTACAGCTATTACATCCTGTAATGCCATTTATAACTGAAGAAATTTATACTCATTTAGATACAGAGAATGAATCCATTACAATTTCTAAATGGCCTGAGTATAAAAAGGAATTAGAAGATCTTAAATCAGAAGAAAACATGAACTACATCATAGAGGGAATTAAAGCTATAAGAAATGTTAAAGCTGAAATGAATGTTCCACCGTCTAGAAAAGCGAAACTTATGATTTTAGCTCACAATGGAAGGGAAGCTTTTGAAGAAGGAAGAGTTTATTTCGAAAAATTAGCTTCTGCAAGTGAGGTTAATTTCCTAGAAAATAAAGAAGATGCTCCTAAGGATGCTGTATCTGCAGTTACTAAGAATGCAGAAATATATATGCCGCTTTTAGATCTTATAGATATTGAAAAGGAAGTAGAAAGATTAAATAAGGAAAAAGAAAAACTTCAAAAAGAAATAGATAGGGTGGAGAAGAAACTTTCTAATGAAAAGTTTGTAAGTAAAGCTCCAGAGGCTGTAGTTAAAGAAGAAAAAGAAAAAGCTGAAAAATATAAATCTATGTACAATACTGTACTTGAGAGAATAGACTCTTTAAAAAATTTATAA